One window from the genome of Natrialba magadii ATCC 43099 encodes:
- a CDS encoding helix-turn-helix domain-containing protein, producing MTSIADIEFSAEGTGLGELFEAVPTLTCEMECVIASNGHSLWLSGPSQEMIDDALATSSAVDAYSLIDSDDGRWLYDIEFDPETVDVFETVIDEGGTVLSASASNGTWLLSVRVLERDHVSSLYDRLVDNDVSPTIVRLYDLESESHSQCGLTSRQYETLVAAIDHGYFEIPREVSMQELSEELDISHQALSERLRRAYRALVTSELNVAEDEVATAPMPSD from the coding sequence ATGACATCGATCGCAGACATCGAATTCTCGGCCGAGGGTACCGGACTGGGCGAACTCTTCGAGGCCGTCCCCACACTCACGTGCGAGATGGAGTGTGTTATCGCCTCGAACGGGCACAGCCTCTGGCTGTCGGGACCGTCACAAGAGATGATCGACGACGCGCTCGCAACCTCGTCGGCGGTCGATGCGTACTCGCTGATCGACAGCGATGACGGCCGCTGGTTGTACGACATCGAGTTCGACCCGGAGACGGTCGACGTCTTCGAAACCGTCATCGACGAGGGCGGAACCGTACTCAGCGCCTCCGCCTCGAACGGAACCTGGCTCCTGAGCGTTCGCGTCCTCGAGCGCGATCACGTCAGCTCGCTGTACGACCGACTCGTCGACAACGACGTCTCACCGACGATCGTTCGCCTCTACGATCTCGAGTCGGAGAGCCACTCTCAGTGTGGCCTGACGAGCCGACAGTACGAGACGCTGGTCGCCGCAATCGATCACGGCTACTTCGAGATTCCGCGCGAGGTCTCGATGCAAGAACTGTCCGAGGAACTCGACATCTCTCACCAGGCACTGTCCGAACGCCTCCGACGCGCCTATCGCGCGCTGGTCACCTCCGAACTCAACGTCGCCGAAGACGAAGTCGCGACGGCACCGATGCCGTCGGACTAA